A region of Vigna radiata var. radiata cultivar VC1973A chromosome 10, Vradiata_ver6, whole genome shotgun sequence DNA encodes the following proteins:
- the LOC106774651 gene encoding uncharacterized protein LOC106774651 codes for MEDQRQYRKKIEAPVTDAKRDDRRTGDRGRNQRPLRRKLKAPLGPRYDHYTHLTAPREKEFDKAFQANLITIHKRRTPRDADASKICRFHDNQGHSTEGCQELKDEIERLVCAGYLREFVKAETSQRGRSPQRGRSPRKFKRSPEPSRRKPERPRERSRSKSRKRDTTPKGRIDTISGGFAGGGASSSACKRHLRNLRSVHTIARNPLSMPDITFIDRDFHAPDPEQDDPMVITARIAEYDVSKVLIDQGSSVNILYWTTFQKMALAEEAIKPFHEQIVGFAGERVDTRGYLDLRTRLGTGDQSKEIRVRFLLVEANTSYNALLGRPCLNAFGAIVSTPHLAMKFPSGKGEICTVRADQKTARQCYTTSLKATTYRRERRPETILVDLDPRTNTDDQIQPQGEIKSFVLGKMMNRLLT; via the coding sequence ATGGAGGACCAACGACAGTACCGGAAGAAGATCGAAGCTCCGGTCACAGATGCTAAACGTGATGATAGACGAACAGGTGACAGGGGTCGTAATCAAAGGCCCCTTCGAAGAAAACTAAAAGCCCCGCTCGGTCCTCGATACGACCACTATACACACCTTACTGCTCCAAGGGAAAAGGAGTTCGACAAAGCCTTCCAAGCCAACCTAATCACCATTCACAAAAGGCGTACGCCTAGAGATGCGGACGCGTCCAAGATATGTCGGTTTCATGATAACCAAGGACATTCCACTGAAGGCTGCCAAGAACTTAAAGATGAGATAGAAAGATTAGTCTGTGCGGGGTACCTGCGAGAATTTGTTAAAGCAGAGACAAGCCAACGGGGACGTTCCCCCCAACGGGGACGTTCCCCCAGAAAATTCAAGAGAAGTCCCGAGCCTTCGCGCCGAAAACCTGAACGCCCTCGTGAACGTTCGAGAAGCAAATCCAGAAAGCGAGACACGACCCCAAAGGGCCGTATTGACACCATCTCAGGAGGTTTTGCCGGGGGAGGAGCCTCATCTTCGGCTTGCAAGAGACACTTGCGGAACTTGCGTAGCGTCCACACAATAGCCCGGAACCCTTTGTCAATGCCGGACATCACCTTTATCGACAGGGATTTTCACGCCCCGGACCCGGAACAGGATGATCCTATGGTCATTACGGCCCGAATTGCGGAGTATGATGTGAGCAAAGTCCTAATCGACCAAGGAAGTTCTGTCAATATTCTATACTGGACAACATTCCAGAAGATGGCCCTGGCAGAGGAGGCCATAAAACCCTTTCACGAGCAGATTGTCGGTTTTGCAGGAGAACGCGTTGACACCCGGGGATACCTCGACCTGAGGACCCGCCTGGGTACCGGTGACCAATCCAAAGAAATCCGTGTGCGCTTCTTGTTAGTGGAAGCCAATACTTCATACAATGCTCTTCTCGGACGTCCATGCCTGAACGCCTTCGGAGCGATTGTATCAACTCCTCATTTGGCGATGAAGTTCCCGTCCGGAAAAGGTGAAATATGCACCGTTCGAGCAGATCAGAAAACCGCTCGGCAATGTTACACAACCTCCTTAAAAGCCACGACATACAGAAGAGAGAGAAGGCCTGAAACCATACTGGTCGACCTAGACCCAAGGACCAACACAGACGACCAGATTCAACCCCAGGGGGAGATCAAATCGTTCGTCCTGGGAAAAATGATGAACAGATTACTAACATAG